A portion of the candidate division KSB1 bacterium genome contains these proteins:
- a CDS encoding glycosyl hydrolase: MSITKKITALAVAVAAVLFSLSETAVAQKKAATIAAAGYDTSLYRAMKWRNIGPFRGGRSTAVAGVPNQPLVYYFGGTGGGVWKTEDGGISWKNISDAYFKTGSVGAIAVAESDPNVIYVGMGEACVRGNFSHGDGVYKSTDAGKTWKHVGLSDTRQIGRIRIHPQNPDLVYVAALGHVYGTNTERGVFRSKDGGKTWERILYKDEKTGAVDIVMDPTNPRILFAGFWQVSRTPYALYSGGPGSGLYKSTDGGDTWTELKDGLPKGIKGKIGVTVSPVNPNRVWAIIEAEDGGVFRSDDGGNKWRRVSEDRNLRQRAWYYTHIYADTKNPETVYVLNVQFLKSVDGGRTYENIRVPHGDTHDLWIAPEDNLRMINANDGGACVTFNGGKSWSTLDNQPTAQFYHVITDNRFPYYVYGAQQDNSTVAIASRTNGFGITVRDWYAVGGGESGYIAPHPADPNIVYAGSYGGYLTRYDHRTQEERNIMPWPENPMGAGAADLAYRFQWTFPIVISPHDPNTVYAAGNVLFKSTNEGQTWEPISPDLTRNDKSKQGPSGGDITKDNTSVEYYCTIFAVVESPLQKGLIWAGSDDGLVHVTTDGGKNWQNVTPKQMPEWSLISIIEASPHDAGTAYLAVNRYKHDDFKPYIYKTSDYGKTWTLLNKGIPEGAFVRAVREDPKRKGLLYAGTETGVYVSFNDGANWQSLQLNLPVVPITDLVVKENDLVVATQGRAFWILDDLTPLHQLSDQVAASTVHLFKPRAAYRFSGGGGFPIPGVGQNPPNGVVIHYYLKNKPEGDIRLEILDAKGDTIKTFSSKERRQEGEGGGFMAEFFGVTARPDQLTKEAGMNRFVWDMRYPDAVRTPGAVLWGGSLRGPVAAPGTYQVRLIVGNQTMTEPFEIKADPRLNLPLADYQKQFDFLMNVRDKVSAAHEAVNFIREVRKQVEDLSKRVSDAGTDGKAVTAAAKDLNDKMKVIEEELIQVKAKSRQDPLNYPIKLNNKIAVLADVASSMDAPPTDASLTVFNQLSAKLDAQLAKLEEIKMKDLPAFNKLVREQDVPAIVVSKKGAVGGTR; encoded by the coding sequence ATGAGCATTACCAAAAAAATCACGGCGCTGGCTGTGGCTGTAGCTGCTGTGTTGTTCTCATTATCCGAGACGGCTGTCGCTCAAAAGAAGGCGGCGACAATCGCAGCCGCCGGTTACGACACCAGTCTTTACCGCGCGATGAAGTGGCGCAACATCGGGCCGTTTCGCGGCGGGCGTTCGACGGCGGTGGCAGGCGTGCCGAATCAGCCGCTGGTCTATTACTTCGGCGGCACCGGCGGCGGTGTGTGGAAAACCGAGGACGGCGGCATCAGTTGGAAAAATATTTCTGATGCCTATTTTAAAACCGGCTCGGTCGGCGCGATTGCCGTGGCGGAATCCGATCCCAACGTCATTTACGTGGGCATGGGCGAGGCCTGCGTGCGCGGCAATTTTTCGCACGGCGACGGCGTGTACAAATCCACCGACGCCGGCAAAACCTGGAAGCACGTCGGCTTGAGTGACACGCGTCAAATCGGGCGCATTCGCATCCATCCGCAAAATCCCGATCTCGTGTACGTTGCGGCGCTCGGCCACGTTTACGGCACGAATACCGAGCGCGGCGTGTTTCGCTCCAAAGACGGCGGCAAAACCTGGGAGAGAATTTTATATAAAGATGAAAAAACCGGTGCGGTGGACATCGTGATGGATCCCACCAACCCGCGCATTCTTTTTGCCGGATTTTGGCAGGTGAGCCGCACGCCGTATGCGCTTTACAGCGGCGGCCCCGGCAGCGGCCTTTATAAATCCACCGACGGCGGCGACACGTGGACGGAGCTGAAGGACGGCTTGCCGAAGGGCATCAAAGGAAAGATCGGCGTCACGGTTTCGCCGGTGAATCCGAACCGCGTGTGGGCGATCATCGAAGCCGAGGACGGCGGGGTTTTTCGCTCGGATGACGGCGGCAACAAATGGCGCCGTGTGAGCGAAGATCGCAACCTCCGGCAGCGCGCCTGGTATTACACCCACATTTACGCCGACACCAAAAATCCCGAAACCGTGTACGTGCTCAACGTGCAATTTCTCAAATCCGTCGACGGCGGCAGGACTTATGAGAACATTCGCGTGCCGCACGGTGACACGCACGATCTGTGGATTGCGCCGGAGGACAACCTGCGCATGATCAACGCCAACGACGGCGGCGCCTGCGTGACGTTCAACGGCGGCAAGTCGTGGAGCACGCTCGACAATCAACCCACCGCGCAGTTCTATCACGTCATCACCGACAATCGTTTTCCGTACTACGTTTACGGCGCGCAGCAGGACAACAGCACCGTGGCGATTGCCAGCCGCACCAACGGCTTCGGCATTACGGTGCGCGATTGGTACGCGGTCGGCGGTGGTGAGAGCGGCTATATCGCGCCGCATCCGGCCGATCCGAACATCGTGTATGCCGGCAGCTACGGCGGCTATTTGACGCGCTACGATCATCGCACACAAGAGGAACGCAACATCATGCCGTGGCCGGAAAATCCGATGGGCGCCGGCGCCGCGGATTTGGCGTATCGTTTTCAATGGACGTTCCCGATCGTGATTTCACCGCACGATCCGAACACGGTTTACGCGGCGGGGAATGTTTTGTTCAAATCGACCAACGAAGGACAAACCTGGGAGCCGATCAGTCCGGATCTTACACGCAACGATAAGAGCAAGCAAGGCCCTTCCGGCGGCGACATCACGAAGGACAACACCAGCGTCGAATATTATTGCACGATTTTCGCCGTAGTGGAATCCCCGTTGCAAAAAGGTTTGATTTGGGCCGGCTCGGATGACGGGCTTGTGCACGTCACCACCGACGGCGGCAAGAATTGGCAGAACGTCACGCCAAAGCAAATGCCGGAATGGAGTCTCATCAGCATCATCGAGGCTTCGCCGCATGACGCCGGCACCGCTTATCTTGCGGTGAATCGTTACAAGCACGATGATTTCAAGCCGTACATTTACAAGACGAGTGATTACGGCAAAACGTGGACGCTGCTCAACAAGGGCATTCCGGAGGGCGCGTTTGTGCGGGCGGTGCGCGAGGATCCGAAACGCAAAGGTTTGCTCTATGCCGGAACCGAGACCGGTGTGTATGTGTCATTCAATGACGGCGCGAATTGGCAAAGCTTGCAGCTCAATCTACCGGTGGTGCCAATCACCGACCTGGTGGTGAAAGAGAACGATCTCGTCGTAGCGACGCAGGGCCGCGCGTTTTGGATTCTCGATGATCTCACGCCGCTGCATCAACTTTCGGATCAAGTGGCGGCGTCAACGGTGCATCTGTTCAAGCCGCGGGCGGCGTATCGCTTCAGCGGCGGTGGCGGCTTTCCCATCCCAGGCGTCGGGCAAAATCCGCCGAACGGCGTGGTGATTCACTATTATTTGAAGAACAAACCGGAAGGCGATATTCGTCTTGAAATTTTGGATGCGAAGGGCGACACCATCAAAACCTTCAGCAGCAAGGAGCGGCGACAAGAGGGCGAGGGCGGCGGATTCATGGCGGAGTTTTTCGGCGTGACGGCCAGGCCGGATCAGCTTACGAAAGAGGCGGGCATGAACCGGTTTGTGTGGGACATGCGCTATCCCGACGCGGTGCGAACGCCCGGCGCGGTGCTGTGGGGCGGCAGCTTGCGCGGACCAGTGGCGGCGCCTGGAACTTATCAGGTGCGCTTGATCGTCGGCAATCAAACCATGACCGAGCCGTTCGAGATCAAAGCCGACCCGCGGCTGAATTTGCCGCTGGCGGATTATCAAAAGCAGTTCGATTTTCTCATGAACGTGCGCGACAAAGTTTCGGCGGCGCACGAGGCGGTGAACTTCATTCGCGAGGTGCGCAAACAAGTGGAAGATTTATCGAAGCGCGTCAGCGACGCGGGAACCGACGGCAAAGCCGTGACGGCGGCGGCGAAGGATTTGAATGACAAGATGAAAGTGATCGAGGAAGAGCTCATTCAAGTCAAAGCCAAAAGCCGGCAGGATCCGCTGAATTACCCCATCAAGCTCAACAACAAGATCGCGGTGTTGGCGGACGTGGCCAGCAGCATGGACGCGCCGCCGACCGATGCTTCGCTTACCGTCTTCAATCAGCTTTCGGCCAAACTTGACGCGCAGTTGGCAAAGCTGGAGGAGATTAAAATGAAAGATCTGCCGGCGTTCAACAAACTGGTGCGCGAGCAGGACGTGCCGGCGATTGTGGTGAGCAAGAAGGGGGCGGTGGGAGGAACGAGATAG